A part of Myxococcus landrumus genomic DNA contains:
- a CDS encoding DUF4142 domain-containing protein yields the protein MARKIRGGGVAALAATLAFGAMTGSALAEDADKKVKKEQKEVGEAAAERTLYVGKLVLFDAKQVALGNLALEKSQNPEVRAFAQKLVDERRQHMSDLRTWADSKSIEVANIDLSSPNSATGGSGSAPPAMQEGFDKKMEGVDERLNKAITEAEKDLDKLREKNGKDFDKAFLSRVSDDGKKGQDLVKDGQKKYRSDAAFSALLSKTRQGIESEETQAKDLEKLVR from the coding sequence ATGGCTCGAAAGATTCGTGGTGGTGGAGTGGCGGCCCTGGCGGCGACGCTGGCGTTCGGGGCCATGACGGGCTCCGCGCTCGCGGAGGATGCGGACAAGAAGGTGAAGAAGGAGCAGAAGGAGGTCGGCGAGGCGGCGGCGGAGCGCACGCTCTACGTGGGCAAGCTGGTCCTCTTCGACGCGAAGCAGGTGGCCCTGGGCAACCTGGCGCTGGAGAAGTCACAGAACCCGGAGGTGCGCGCGTTCGCCCAGAAGCTGGTGGATGAGCGCCGGCAGCACATGTCCGACCTGCGGACGTGGGCGGACTCCAAGTCCATCGAGGTGGCGAACATCGACCTGTCCAGCCCGAACTCCGCGACGGGTGGCTCTGGGTCGGCGCCGCCCGCGATGCAGGAGGGCTTCGACAAGAAGATGGAGGGCGTGGACGAGCGCCTGAACAAGGCCATCACCGAGGCGGAGAAGGACCTGGACAAGCTCCGCGAGAAGAACGGCAAGGACTTCGACAAGGCGTTCCTCTCGCGCGTCTCGGATGACGGCAAGAAGGGGCAGGACCTGGTGAAGGATGGGCAGAAGAAGTACCGCTCGGATGCCGCCTTCAGCGCCCTGCTCAGCAAGACGCGCCAGGGCATCGAGAGCGAGGAGACGCAAGCGAAGGACCTGGAGAAGCTCGTGCGCTGA
- a CDS encoding zinc metalloprotease: MIGIVAKRASRLAVVAGALFSLTACQGDSAAETPAPADPTAEQTAGLRGCATIEPSAEERAAIDAFVKSRKMEMRAVGSVTVPTYFHVVNKGTGIANGDVPDSQITAQMNVLNAAYANTPFRFVLQGTTRTNNSKWFALKSGSANERAMKKALRKGGPESLNIYSANLSGGLLGWATFPSSYTSAPTQDGVVLLYSSVPGGSAAPYNEGDTGTHEVGHWLGLYHTFQGGCTGAGDSVSDTPAEASPAYGCPSGRDTCAGGGADPITNFMDYTDDSCMNSFTAGQIDRADSLTATYR, translated from the coding sequence ATGATTGGCATCGTCGCGAAGCGAGCGAGTCGTCTGGCCGTGGTTGCTGGTGCGCTGTTCAGCCTCACCGCATGTCAGGGCGACAGCGCCGCGGAGACGCCGGCTCCGGCGGACCCGACCGCGGAGCAGACGGCGGGCCTGCGTGGCTGCGCGACCATCGAGCCCTCCGCCGAGGAGCGCGCCGCCATCGACGCCTTCGTGAAGAGCCGCAAGATGGAGATGCGCGCGGTGGGCTCCGTGACGGTGCCGACCTACTTCCACGTCGTCAACAAGGGCACGGGCATCGCGAACGGCGACGTTCCGGACTCGCAGATCACCGCGCAGATGAACGTGCTGAACGCGGCCTACGCCAACACCCCGTTCCGGTTCGTGCTCCAGGGCACGACGCGCACGAACAACTCCAAGTGGTTCGCGCTGAAGAGCGGTAGCGCCAACGAGCGCGCCATGAAGAAGGCGCTGCGCAAGGGCGGCCCCGAGAGCCTCAACATCTACTCCGCCAACCTGAGCGGCGGCCTGCTGGGCTGGGCGACGTTCCCCTCCAGCTACACCAGCGCCCCCACGCAGGACGGCGTGGTCCTCCTCTACAGCAGCGTCCCCGGCGGCTCCGCGGCGCCCTACAACGAGGGTGACACGGGCACGCACGAGGTCGGCCACTGGCTGGGCCTGTACCACACGTTCCAGGGCGGCTGCACCGGCGCGGGCGACTCCGTCAGCGACACCCCGGCCGAGGCCTCTCCCGCCTACGGCTGCCCCTCCGGCCGCGACACCTGCGCGGGCGGCGGCGCAGACCCCATCACCAACTTCATGGACTACACGGACGACTCCTGCATGAACTCGTTCACGGCGGGTCAGATTGACCGCGCGGACAGCCTCACCGCGACCTACCGCTAG
- a CDS encoding serine hydrolase domain-containing protein, whose translation MSTYRRHHRNGVARVVLSLLVAYLSLLMASPAFAAQPRDLPRAVSPEAEGIDPKALEKLLEEAKASHSSAVVILKNGKLIGEWTFGKPSTRIEAMSVTKSVVGMGVVKLLADGKIPSLDVPVHQYFPEWNQGRKKDITLRHLLNHTSGIDVGGPGTGEIYQSPDFVRLALAAELAHAPGTQLQYNNKAVNLLAAIVEKASGKRMDRYFGDAFFRPMGITDYSWTLDKAGNPHAMSGLQIQPRDLAKLGQLLVDGGMWHLRQLLPQEWVKRMLAPGEGPAVGTGLLWWPENAWHRYFVDEVLLSTWKQAGVPQPLIQAATALLGRDFQDRDTYLDALGVPLPEFQKEIMGRNQKPWRVETGPLVGAQANGWLGQYLVVLPEQRLVAVRMYDYPEDTKGEAPPADSFGTFILRVKELVHVGPPPVGEATQTQGSASPR comes from the coding sequence ATGTCCACGTACCGTCGTCATCACCGCAACGGAGTCGCTCGAGTAGTCCTCTCTCTTCTCGTCGCGTACCTGTCGCTCCTCATGGCGAGCCCGGCCTTCGCCGCGCAGCCTCGGGACCTGCCGCGCGCCGTCTCTCCGGAGGCGGAGGGAATCGACCCCAAGGCCCTGGAGAAGCTGCTCGAGGAGGCCAAGGCCTCTCACTCGAGCGCGGTCGTCATCCTGAAGAACGGCAAGCTCATCGGGGAGTGGACCTTCGGCAAGCCCTCCACCCGCATCGAGGCGATGTCCGTCACCAAGTCCGTGGTGGGCATGGGTGTGGTGAAGCTGCTGGCGGACGGGAAGATTCCCTCGCTGGACGTGCCGGTGCACCAGTACTTCCCGGAGTGGAACCAGGGCCGCAAGAAGGACATCACCTTGCGCCACCTGCTCAATCACACCTCGGGCATCGACGTCGGCGGGCCGGGGACGGGGGAAATCTACCAGAGCCCGGACTTCGTGAGGCTCGCGCTGGCGGCGGAGCTGGCCCACGCGCCCGGCACGCAGCTCCAGTACAACAACAAGGCCGTCAATCTGTTGGCGGCCATCGTCGAGAAGGCGTCCGGCAAGCGCATGGACCGCTACTTCGGGGACGCGTTCTTCCGTCCCATGGGCATCACCGACTACAGCTGGACCCTGGACAAGGCGGGCAATCCCCACGCCATGTCGGGCCTGCAAATCCAGCCAAGAGACCTGGCGAAGCTGGGGCAGCTCCTGGTGGACGGCGGCATGTGGCACCTGCGCCAGCTCCTGCCGCAGGAGTGGGTGAAGCGGATGTTGGCCCCGGGGGAAGGCCCCGCTGTTGGGACGGGCCTCTTGTGGTGGCCCGAGAATGCCTGGCATCGGTACTTCGTGGATGAGGTGCTGCTGTCGACCTGGAAACAGGCGGGGGTCCCCCAGCCCCTCATCCAGGCGGCGACGGCCTTGCTGGGAAGGGACTTCCAGGACCGGGACACCTACCTCGATGCGTTGGGGGTCCCCCTGCCGGAGTTTCAGAAGGAAATCATGGGCCGGAACCAGAAGCCCTGGCGCGTCGAGACGGGCCCCCTCGTCGGCGCCCAGGCCAACGGCTGGCTGGGACAGTACCTGGTCGTTCTTCCCGAGCAGCGGCTGGTCGCGGTGCGCATGTACGACTACCCCGAGGACACGAAGGGCGAGGCGCCTCCCGCTGATTCCTTCGGGACCTTCATCCTTCGCGTGAAGGAGCTGGTGCACGTGGGGCCGCCCCCCGTGGGCGAAGCCACCCAGACCCAAGGCTCGGCGTCGCCACGCTAG